The following coding sequences are from one Lolium rigidum isolate FL_2022 chromosome 6, APGP_CSIRO_Lrig_0.1, whole genome shotgun sequence window:
- the LOC124660480 gene encoding germin-like protein 1-2 has protein sequence MASSRSGMLKVLLVVAAALASAPGVLSDPPPLQDFCVADLKAATAVDGFPCKPASTVVDDDFFSAAMVSGPSTDNPFGVNSTRATVSAFPGLNTLGLSITRTDLAPGGINPPHSHPRGSELVLVLKGEVMVGFTTATNQLFSKVVKQNELYVVPRGLQHYQLNVGKGDAVFMAMFDAQSPGLVVPTLGLFATKPAMPMEVLTKTFLMGEDEVSAMKSKFVGF, from the coding sequence ATGGCATCGTCTCGCTCCGGTATGCTCAAGGTGCTGCTGGTGGTCGCCGCAGCCCTAGCCTCGGCGCCGGGCGTCCTCTCGGACCCGCCGCCGCTCCAGGACTTCTGCGTGGCCGACCTGAAGGCCGCGACGGCGGTCGACGGGTTCCCCTGCAAGCCAGCGTCGACCGTGGTGGACGACGACTTCTTCTCCGCGGCCATGGTCTCCGGGCCCAGCACCGACAACCCCTTCGGCGTCAACTCCACACGCGCCACCGTGTCCGCCTTCCCGGGCCTGAACACACTGGGCCTCTCCATCACGCGCACCGACCTCGCGCCGGGCGGCATCAACCCGCCGCACTCGCACCCTCGTGGTTCGGAGCTAGTGCTCGTGCTCAAGGGCGAGGTCATGGTCGGGTTCACGACGGCGACCAACCAGCTCTTCTCCAAGGTGGTGAAGCAGAACGAGCTCTATGTGGTGCCCCGCGGCCTGCAGCACTACCAGCTGAACGTCGGCAAGGGGGATGCCGTGTTCATGGCCATGTTCGACGCCCAGTCGCCGGGCCTGGTGGTGCCGACGCTCGGGCTCTTCGCCACCAAGCCGGCCATGCCAATGGAGGTGCTCACCAAGACGTTCCTCATGGGCGAGGACGAGGTCAGCGCAATGAAGTCCAAATTCGTCGGCTTCTGA